The Methanocella arvoryzae MRE50 genome includes a region encoding these proteins:
- the dph2 gene encoding diphthamide biosynthesis enzyme Dph2 — MIDVDGIVRIIEERKAKTIGLQFPEGLKRQGPGIAKDVEARTGALVIVSGDPCYGACDIDDSLLDMVDVLFHFGHSRLMDDDRIVFIEYHHEVEVDTAIRNALPLLGQKVGIVTTVQHIHMLKRMEQLLIEAGKTPVIARGDSRITYPGQLLGCNFSATPAGVDTVLYVGSGNFHPMGAQLSTGVPVIAADPFTGEARKVDVEKIMRQRYALMAKAMDAKKWGIIIGTKTGQKRLELARRIKETAGDATLISIREITPDRLLSFKVDAYVSTVCPRVAIDDAGRFGVPVLTPVEFDIVKGLRKWEDLAFDEIKGE, encoded by the coding sequence ATGATCGACGTCGACGGTATTGTCCGCATTATAGAGGAGCGTAAGGCGAAGACTATCGGGCTCCAGTTTCCCGAGGGCCTGAAGAGGCAGGGCCCGGGCATTGCGAAAGACGTGGAGGCCAGGACTGGCGCTCTCGTAATCGTATCCGGCGATCCGTGCTACGGCGCCTGCGACATCGACGACAGCCTGCTGGACATGGTCGACGTCCTGTTCCATTTCGGGCACTCCCGGCTGATGGACGACGATCGTATCGTCTTCATCGAGTACCATCACGAAGTCGAGGTTGACACGGCCATCAGGAACGCTCTGCCGCTGCTCGGGCAGAAAGTCGGCATCGTCACCACTGTCCAGCACATCCACATGCTCAAGAGGATGGAACAGCTGCTTATCGAGGCGGGGAAGACTCCGGTGATCGCCAGAGGCGACTCCCGGATCACGTACCCCGGCCAGCTGCTGGGCTGCAACTTCAGCGCCACACCGGCAGGCGTGGACACAGTCCTGTATGTAGGCAGCGGCAACTTCCACCCGATGGGCGCCCAGCTGAGCACCGGAGTCCCGGTCATCGCAGCAGACCCCTTTACCGGCGAAGCCCGAAAGGTCGACGTCGAAAAGATCATGAGGCAGCGGTACGCTCTCATGGCTAAAGCGATGGACGCCAAAAAGTGGGGCATCATCATCGGCACAAAAACCGGTCAGAAACGGCTCGAACTCGCCCGCCGGATCAAAGAGACCGCCGGCGACGCTACACTAATCTCCATCCGAGAGATAACGCCAGACCGGTTGCTATCTTTTAAGGTCGACGCCTACGTATCCACGGTCTGCCCCCGGGTAGCCATCGACGACGCCGGGCGGTTCGGCGTGCCAGTTTTGACGCCCGTGGAGTTCGACATCGTCAAAGGGCTGCGCAAGTGGGAAGACCTGGCGTTCGATGAGATCAAGGGCGAGTGA
- a CDS encoding putative Ig domain-containing protein — protein MIHGGCLRLSNISLVAILILIFSITIVADTANASPNAYIPTRDNTVVVLDAYYGTYIYTIPVGIDPRGIAVSPDGLTAYVANYGSGTVSVIDTTSKTVKANVTVGANPYGVAINGDGSRVYVTNYGSGTVSVISTTGNQVTATIPVGLNPVGVVVSPDGTRVYVANSGTNTVSIISTADNSVTDRLVGTAPRGIAITPNGLKVYVANYGSSTVSVINTVSDTVAPIPIYVGENPTGVTVATNGRWAYVTNPKENTVSAIDTVTDFEEQEHTIPVGTGPAGIAKVPGENSVFVVNTGSNSITIIDTNSNSVRHHFSIGTTPSAFGEFIGISHNQAPVLSTIGDKVVNELEPLAFNASATDSDVPAQTLYYYLTGSVPTGASIHPATGEFFWTPTEAHGPGAYTFTIVVSDGMSFDSETINVTVNEVNQAPVLAEIGNKAVNEEATLSFTATAVDTDMPANNLTYSLVNAPAGASIDQSSGVFTWTPTEAQGPGTYTFTVCVSDGSLADTEDIMVTVDEVNTAPVLAIIGGKTVDEGTALAFTVSASDSDLPAQALTFSLAGAPTGASIDETTGAFTWTPTEAQGPNSYTFDIVVSDGLVADSETITVTVNEVNADPVLSGVPASLSCDELTACTFTASATDSDMPAQTVTFSLSGAPAGASINAGTGAFTWTPTEAQGPGSYTFSVVASDGVTTDSQSITITVNEVNVAPVLGAIGDQTVNEGEALTFTASATDSDLPAQTLIFSLSGAPAGASIDMNTGVFTWMPNEAQGPDSYTFNVVVSDGLHTDSEEITVTVNEVNQAPVLNVISDWTTNEETLLTFTATASDPDLPAQTLSFSLAGSVPAGAAIDSAGTFTWTPTEAQGPGSYTFEVVVSDGLATDSQEITITVNEVLKYLNVSSNQSSLIVGRQTAVLFTVTSADLPVEGATITLTGNATGTGLTGSSGTAVIIVNSSSAGSITITVSKAGYETEIATLKAIVPLPASGGRPVTISMDEMYTRPTPTPIPTVTPIATATPVSTVTPTSETVITPAPAVNSTPTASSAPGSQALPVGPIVWVHSIAITAAGILVAWYLLVWKK, from the coding sequence ATGATACACGGTGGATGCCTCAGGCTATCGAACATTTCTCTGGTCGCTATTCTAATACTGATCTTTTCAATCACTATAGTTGCAGATACTGCAAATGCCTCACCGAACGCCTATATACCTACAAGAGACAACACCGTTGTAGTACTTGATGCGTATTATGGCACCTATATTTATACGATACCGGTAGGTATCGACCCCAGGGGCATAGCTGTAAGCCCTGACGGGTTAACAGCATATGTGGCCAATTATGGTAGCGGCACGGTTTCGGTGATCGACACCACATCCAAGACAGTTAAAGCAAACGTTACAGTAGGAGCCAATCCATATGGCGTTGCGATTAATGGCGATGGATCAAGAGTGTATGTGACAAATTATGGCAGCGGTACAGTATCGGTGATTTCGACGACAGGCAACCAGGTCACTGCCACTATACCAGTAGGTTTAAATCCTGTAGGTGTGGTTGTATCCCCGGATGGAACGAGAGTATATGTAGCAAATTCAGGAACAAATACTGTTTCTATTATCAGTACGGCGGATAATTCAGTTACCGATAGATTAGTGGGTACTGCCCCCAGAGGAATAGCGATAACCCCCAACGGGTTAAAAGTGTACGTAGCAAATTATGGTAGCTCCACCGTTTCGGTCATAAATACCGTTAGTGATACTGTTGCACCAATACCAATATATGTAGGAGAAAACCCTACAGGCGTTACCGTAGCCACTAACGGCCGCTGGGCTTACGTGACAAATCCGAAAGAGAATACTGTTTCAGCAATCGATACTGTAACTGATTTTGAAGAACAAGAACATACTATACCTGTAGGAACCGGCCCCGCGGGTATAGCGAAAGTCCCTGGCGAAAACAGTGTATTTGTGGTGAACACCGGGAGCAACAGTATTACGATCATCGATACTAATAGCAATTCAGTCAGGCATCATTTTAGCATAGGTACCACGCCGTCCGCCTTCGGCGAGTTTATAGGTATCTCGCATAACCAGGCTCCTGTGCTGAGCACGATCGGTGACAAAGTCGTGAATGAACTGGAACCCTTAGCGTTCAACGCTTCAGCCACAGACTCCGACGTACCGGCTCAGACGCTGTACTATTACCTCACTGGCAGTGTCCCGACAGGTGCCAGTATACACCCGGCTACCGGCGAATTCTTCTGGACACCCACAGAAGCCCATGGGCCCGGCGCATACACGTTTACCATCGTAGTATCGGATGGTATGTCTTTTGACAGCGAGACAATTAACGTCACGGTCAATGAAGTCAACCAGGCCCCCGTTCTGGCTGAGATAGGCAATAAAGCAGTGAACGAAGAAGCTACGCTCTCATTTACGGCAACCGCAGTAGATACAGACATGCCGGCCAACAATTTAACTTACTCACTGGTAAACGCCCCTGCAGGTGCAAGTATCGACCAGTCTTCCGGTGTCTTCACCTGGACACCCACAGAAGCCCAGGGACCCGGCACCTACACGTTCACAGTATGCGTATCCGACGGCTCTCTGGCTGATACAGAGGACATCATGGTTACGGTAGATGAGGTAAATACCGCCCCAGTACTTGCCATAATTGGTGGAAAGACTGTAGATGAAGGGACCGCTTTAGCCTTTACTGTCAGCGCATCCGATTCGGACCTGCCAGCCCAGGCCCTGACCTTTTCGCTCGCCGGAGCCCCCACAGGAGCGAGCATAGATGAGACGACGGGAGCATTCACGTGGACACCGACCGAAGCCCAGGGTCCAAACTCGTATACGTTTGATATCGTAGTCTCTGATGGCCTCGTGGCGGATAGCGAGACGATCACTGTTACAGTAAACGAGGTCAACGCCGATCCCGTACTGTCAGGAGTGCCGGCATCGCTTTCCTGCGATGAGCTGACTGCCTGTACGTTCACAGCTTCCGCCACAGACTCAGACATGCCGGCCCAAACAGTGACGTTCTCGTTGTCCGGCGCCCCGGCGGGAGCGAGCATAAACGCCGGGACAGGCGCGTTCACCTGGACACCCACAGAGGCCCAGGGACCTGGCAGTTACACATTTAGCGTGGTAGCATCCGATGGCGTAACGACCGACAGCCAGAGCATCACGATCACGGTTAACGAGGTTAACGTAGCCCCGGTGCTCGGCGCCATCGGCGATCAGACGGTGAACGAAGGGGAGGCTTTAACATTCACGGCTTCAGCCACAGACTCCGACCTGCCCGCCCAGACCCTGATCTTCTCGCTGTCCGGCGCCCCGGCAGGAGCAAGCATAGACATGAATACAGGAGTATTCACCTGGATGCCGAACGAAGCCCAGGGACCCGACTCCTACACGTTTAACGTCGTCGTATCAGATGGGCTGCATACGGATAGCGAGGAGATCACTGTCACCGTAAACGAAGTAAACCAGGCACCAGTGCTCAACGTGATAAGCGATTGGACGACGAATGAAGAGACACTGCTAACATTCACGGCGACCGCATCTGATCCTGACTTGCCGGCTCAAACGCTGAGTTTCAGCCTCGCCGGCAGTGTTCCGGCAGGAGCGGCGATAGACTCTGCGGGGACTTTCACCTGGACACCGACAGAGGCCCAGGGACCCGGCAGCTACACCTTTGAGGTAGTAGTCTCGGATGGCCTGGCTACCGACAGCCAGGAGATCACGATCACAGTAAATGAGGTTCTGAAATACCTGAACGTCTCCTCGAACCAGTCCAGTCTTATTGTAGGCCGTCAGACCGCAGTCCTGTTTACAGTAACCTCCGCGGATTTGCCGGTCGAAGGAGCTACAATCACTCTGACCGGCAACGCCACAGGTACAGGATTGACAGGCTCTTCGGGCACTGCAGTGATAATCGTAAATTCTAGTTCAGCAGGCAGTATTACCATAACAGTGAGCAAGGCAGGATATGAAACCGAAATTGCAACCCTGAAGGCCATTGTTCCTCTGCCAGCCTCCGGCGGCAGGCCTGTAACTATCAGTATGGATGAGATGTACACCCGGCCGACACCGACTCCCATACCGACGGTGACACCAATCGCAACAGCGACTCCGGTGTCTACTGTTACACCTACGTCAGAAACGGTAATTACCCCGGCTCCGGCGGTCAACTCGACCCCTACAGCATCTTCGGCTCCCGGCAGCCAGGCACTGCCGGTCGGCCCGATCGTCTGGGTCCATTCAATTGCTATTACCGCCGCCGGAATTCTGGTAGCCTGGTATTTACTGGTGTGGAAAAAATAG
- a CDS encoding helix-turn-helix domain-containing protein, with protein sequence MQERIKEVAARIKELREILDISQESMASDLRISQDTYRRYENGEEDIPASILYEISRKLGVEMSILLTGEAPRMHYFTVTRKGQGVSVERRKQYKYQNLAANFINKKAEPFIVTVEPKPESTPVHTNSHPGQEFNLILEGSLKLFIKDHEIVLEEGDSIYFDSSCDHAMVALNNKPARFLAIIM encoded by the coding sequence ATGCAGGAACGAATCAAGGAAGTGGCCGCCCGGATAAAGGAGCTCAGGGAAATCCTGGACATCAGCCAGGAAAGCATGGCTTCCGATCTCCGGATAAGTCAGGATACTTACCGCAGGTACGAGAACGGCGAAGAGGATATTCCAGCGAGCATCCTCTACGAGATCTCGAGAAAGCTGGGTGTCGAGATGAGCATTCTCCTCACGGGCGAAGCCCCCAGGATGCACTATTTCACCGTGACCAGAAAAGGGCAGGGAGTAAGTGTCGAGCGGAGGAAGCAGTACAAGTACCAGAACCTCGCAGCCAACTTTATAAACAAGAAGGCCGAGCCTTTCATCGTCACGGTAGAGCCGAAGCCCGAAAGCACTCCGGTGCATACCAATTCTCACCCGGGGCAGGAGTTCAACCTGATTCTCGAGGGAAGCCTTAAACTATTCATCAAAGACCACGAGATCGTCCTCGAAGAAGGCGACTCCATCTATTTCGACTCAAGCTGCGATCACGCCATGGTAGCGCTGAATAACAAGCCTGCCAGATTTCTCGCCATCATAATGTGA
- a CDS encoding AMP-binding protein, which translates to MSLLHKFLDRTEFNSYEDFRQNLKIKVPENFNFAYDVVDVYARESPDKIALVWCDDFGGEKIISFSEMKLMSDRAANLFKSIGIRKGDAVMLALKGRYEWWPIMLALHRIGAIAIPATHMLTTKDIVYRLKLADIKMMIAAEDKYLVPAVDAAQKECPDILKYKVVVNGNHPGWIDFDTEVEKAGDHFERPTGEEATKNEDISILYFTSGTTGMPKMVVHDFAYPLGHILTAKYWQNVMDNGLHYTVADTGWAKAVWGKIYGQWIAGTAVFAYDYEQFNPVNLLEMNQKYKVTTFCAPPTIYRFLINEDMSKYDFSHLKYCVVAGEPLNPEVYNKWLKLTGIRLMEGYGQTEMTVSIATYPWMNPKPGSMGKPSPGYNIVLLNALGKPCEVGEEGEIVIDTSKGMPVGLFKGYYRDEARTKSIWNNGLYYTGDMAWMDEDGYMWFVGRSDDVIKSSGYRIGPFEVESALIQHPAVVECAITAVPDEIRGQVVKATVVLKKGYDPCDALKKELQDHVKKVTAPYKYPRIVEFVPALPKTISGKIRRVEIRDKDKAA; encoded by the coding sequence ATGTCATTGTTACACAAGTTCCTGGACAGGACCGAATTCAATTCTTACGAAGATTTCAGACAGAACCTCAAGATCAAAGTCCCTGAAAACTTCAACTTCGCCTATGATGTCGTAGACGTCTACGCCAGAGAGAGCCCCGACAAGATCGCCCTCGTCTGGTGCGACGACTTCGGCGGAGAGAAGATCATCAGCTTCTCCGAAATGAAGCTGATGAGCGACAGGGCAGCCAATCTGTTCAAGAGCATCGGGATCAGAAAGGGCGACGCGGTCATGTTAGCCCTCAAGGGCAGGTATGAATGGTGGCCCATCATGCTCGCGCTCCACAGGATCGGTGCGATCGCCATCCCTGCCACCCACATGCTCACGACTAAAGATATCGTGTACAGGCTAAAGCTCGCCGATATCAAGATGATGATAGCGGCAGAGGACAAATACCTCGTTCCGGCAGTCGACGCTGCCCAGAAAGAGTGCCCGGACATCCTTAAGTATAAAGTGGTTGTGAACGGCAATCATCCCGGCTGGATCGACTTTGATACAGAGGTAGAGAAGGCTGGTGATCACTTCGAGCGGCCGACCGGCGAAGAGGCCACGAAGAATGAGGACATCTCTATCCTGTACTTCACCTCGGGAACTACCGGCATGCCCAAGATGGTGGTGCACGACTTCGCCTACCCGCTGGGGCATATCCTCACGGCAAAGTACTGGCAGAACGTCATGGACAACGGCCTCCACTACACGGTGGCAGATACCGGGTGGGCAAAGGCAGTCTGGGGCAAAATATACGGCCAGTGGATAGCAGGCACGGCCGTATTCGCCTACGACTACGAGCAGTTCAACCCTGTGAACCTGCTGGAGATGAACCAGAAATACAAGGTCACCACTTTCTGTGCCCCGCCCACAATCTACAGGTTCCTCATCAACGAGGACATGTCGAAGTACGACTTCTCCCACCTCAAGTACTGTGTGGTAGCAGGCGAGCCCCTCAACCCGGAGGTATATAACAAGTGGCTTAAGCTCACCGGCATCCGGCTGATGGAAGGCTACGGACAGACTGAAATGACGGTCTCGATCGCCACCTACCCGTGGATGAATCCCAAGCCCGGTTCCATGGGCAAGCCCTCCCCGGGCTACAATATCGTCCTCCTCAACGCGCTGGGTAAACCATGCGAAGTCGGAGAAGAAGGCGAGATCGTCATCGATACCAGCAAAGGGATGCCAGTGGGCCTGTTCAAAGGCTACTACCGCGACGAGGCGCGGACGAAGTCCATCTGGAACAATGGCCTCTATTATACAGGCGACATGGCCTGGATGGATGAAGACGGCTACATGTGGTTCGTCGGCAGGTCTGACGACGTCATCAAGAGCTCCGGCTACAGAATCGGCCCCTTCGAAGTCGAAAGTGCCCTAATCCAGCACCCGGCGGTCGTGGAGTGCGCGATCACGGCAGTGCCCGACGAAATCAGGGGACAGGTCGTCAAGGCTACAGTCGTCCTTAAAAAGGGCTACGACCCATGTGACGCCCTGAAGAAAGAGCTCCAGGACCACGTGAAGAAGGTCACAGCGCCTTACAAGTACCCCAGGATCGTCGAGTTCGTCCCCGCCCTGCCCAAGACTATCAGCGGCAAAATCCGCAGGGTGGAGATCAGGGACAAGGATAAGGCAGCTTAA